One stretch of Chryseobacterium sp. LJ668 DNA includes these proteins:
- a CDS encoding glycosyltransferase family 32 protein, translating to MIPKKIHYCWFGGKQKPDSFFLCLASWKKNLPDYEIIEWNEANFDINCCEYVRLAAEQKKWAFVSDYSRALALFEQGGIYMDIDVEVKFSLDEFLVHRAFSGFEIKGSPFTALWGTEAGHPWPKKVLDFYKNKTDFDLTTNTVFVSDLLVNEYQADAERDDYQELADGIAIYPSTYFCLDLPKNYASHHFVGTWHERDTPNPFKDFVHAYFHVKNVAEIKEGKKEIHNVINNMKMITADEILDQFPLRMLVKYIIKRIKR from the coding sequence ATGATCCCAAAAAAAATACATTACTGCTGGTTCGGGGGAAAACAAAAGCCAGATTCTTTCTTTCTTTGTTTAGCTTCATGGAAAAAAAATCTTCCTGACTATGAGATCATCGAGTGGAATGAAGCCAATTTTGACATCAATTGCTGTGAGTATGTTCGTCTAGCTGCTGAACAGAAAAAATGGGCTTTCGTATCAGATTATTCAAGAGCTTTGGCATTGTTTGAGCAAGGTGGTATTTATATGGATATTGATGTAGAAGTAAAATTTTCTTTAGATGAATTTTTAGTCCATCGGGCTTTCTCAGGTTTTGAAATCAAAGGATCGCCATTTACAGCATTGTGGGGTACAGAAGCAGGGCATCCATGGCCAAAAAAAGTTTTAGACTTTTATAAAAACAAAACAGATTTTGATCTTACCACAAATACCGTTTTTGTTTCTGATCTTTTAGTAAATGAATATCAAGCTGATGCAGAAAGAGATGACTATCAGGAATTGGCAGATGGAATTGCAATCTATCCCTCTACTTACTTCTGTCTTGATCTACCAAAAAACTACGCGAGCCATCACTTTGTAGGAACCTGGCATGAAAGAGATACACCAAACCCTTTTAAGGATTTTGTACACGCCTATTTTCATGTCAAAAATGTAGCTGAAATCAAAGAAGGAAAAAAAGAAATTCATAATGTAATTAACAATATGAAAATGATCACTGCAGATGAAATTCTTGATCAGTTTCCATTAAGAATGTTAGTGAAATATATTATTAAACGTATAAAACGATAA
- the asnB gene encoding asparagine synthase (glutamine-hydrolyzing) — MCGIAGIVKKNILHDDFYKIGLKKMTDSIIHRGPDDEGYEYFENCILGFRRLAIVDLSEDGHQPMYSDTKKECIVFNGEIYGYRDLKNDLSEYPYKSNTDTEVILSLYQKYGSELPKYLNGMFSVAIWDEKKQQLFCVRDRFGEKPFFFATGKNGEFIFASEIKAILATGLVNEELNDEAVSHFLRHSYINSHQTIYKNIQVLAPASQLIYDDGKIEISQYWNLPEEELNISEEDAVRKFKSLVEKSVKKQLIADVKVGAFLSGGLDSGTLVALSSRHNSNLTTLGFEYQGEWNEMPEARSISQKYNTNHKEVSLKDENIPNLLIEVLKKLDEPLADTAILATHAICKEAAKNITVVITGNAGDELFGGYKWYQKEKEILEKGSANPKYLTFYKIGSAFSEKIGFRKAQDYFLDKVFRAKFPDIVAYQKEKVHNNFTKRETTLLLKSNAEYEQIYSFSLDKTNLNTPMKMDLTNIIPGDYMVKDDRIAMMHSIELRTPFLDKDLVEFCSALPAKYKVNADQTKIILRKAFGELLTDHILTKRKQGFGAPVEKWLKIPDMEKLSAKILKNQHSKIFQKLDFKEVQRNLNYNYKHWSLLVLGIWMEEHVK; from the coding sequence ATGTGCGGAATTGCAGGTATTGTAAAAAAAAATATTTTACACGATGATTTTTATAAAATAGGTCTGAAAAAAATGACAGATTCTATTATTCATCGCGGTCCGGATGACGAAGGGTACGAATATTTTGAGAATTGCATTTTAGGTTTCAGAAGATTGGCGATTGTTGATCTTTCGGAAGACGGGCATCAGCCGATGTATTCGGATACAAAGAAAGAATGTATTGTTTTCAACGGCGAGATTTACGGCTACCGGGATTTAAAAAATGATTTGTCTGAATACCCATATAAAAGCAATACAGACACAGAAGTGATTCTATCACTTTATCAAAAATATGGTTCTGAGCTTCCAAAATATTTAAACGGAATGTTTTCTGTTGCAATTTGGGATGAAAAAAAACAGCAATTATTTTGCGTAAGAGACCGTTTTGGAGAAAAGCCATTTTTCTTCGCAACGGGAAAAAACGGCGAATTTATTTTTGCATCTGAAATTAAAGCTATTTTGGCAACAGGTTTAGTAAATGAAGAATTAAATGACGAGGCTGTCTCCCATTTTTTGAGGCATTCATATATCAACAGTCATCAAACTATTTATAAAAATATTCAGGTTTTAGCGCCAGCTTCACAACTCATATATGATGATGGAAAAATTGAAATTTCTCAATATTGGAATTTGCCTGAAGAAGAACTCAATATTTCAGAAGAGGATGCTGTAAGAAAATTTAAAAGTCTCGTTGAAAAATCTGTAAAAAAACAATTGATTGCTGACGTTAAAGTAGGCGCTTTTTTAAGTGGTGGATTAGATTCGGGGACATTGGTAGCTCTGTCTTCCAGGCATAATTCTAATCTTACAACATTAGGCTTTGAGTATCAGGGTGAATGGAATGAAATGCCGGAAGCAAGAAGCATATCTCAAAAATACAATACCAACCACAAAGAAGTTTCTTTAAAAGATGAAAATATCCCCAATTTATTGATTGAAGTCTTAAAAAAATTAGATGAGCCGCTTGCAGATACAGCCATTTTGGCAACACACGCCATCTGTAAGGAGGCTGCAAAAAACATAACGGTTGTCATCACAGGGAACGCAGGTGATGAGCTTTTTGGCGGGTACAAATGGTATCAGAAAGAAAAAGAAATTCTGGAAAAAGGAAGTGCGAATCCAAAATATCTTACCTTTTATAAAATAGGATCTGCTTTTAGTGAAAAGATAGGTTTCAGAAAAGCGCAAGATTATTTTCTGGATAAAGTTTTCAGAGCAAAATTTCCTGATATTGTGGCTTATCAAAAAGAAAAAGTACATAATAATTTCACGAAAAGAGAAACAACTTTGCTGCTAAAATCAAATGCAGAGTATGAACAGATATATAGTTTTTCATTAGATAAAACCAATCTTAATACACCAATGAAGATGGATCTCACCAATATTATTCCTGGAGATTATATGGTGAAAGACGATCGAATTGCGATGATGCATTCTATTGAATTGAGAACCCCCTTTTTAGATAAAGATTTAGTGGAATTCTGCTCTGCTCTTCCGGCAAAATATAAAGTAAATGCTGATCAGACCAAAATTATACTGAGAAAAGCCTTCGGAGAATTACTGACAGATCATATTTTAACGAAACGAAAGCAAGGATTTGGAGCACCTGTAGAAAAATGGCTGAAAATTCCTGACATGGAAAAACTCTCAGCAAAGATTTTAAAAAACCAACATTCAAAAATTTTCCAAAAGTTAGATTTCAAAGAGGTGCAAAGAAACTTAAATTATAATTATAAGCATTGGTCTCTTTTGGTATTGGGTATTTGGATGGAGGAGCATGTAAAGTAA
- a CDS encoding NAD-dependent epimerase/dehydratase family protein, translating to MIVGRGLIASLFTDCDKEDTIFFASGVSNSLETKTEEFLREENLIRKIIAQHSDKIFVYFSTCSVYDSSKTGSFYLLHKLKMEQIIKNTIDKFLILRVSNAVGKGGNPNLLMNYIVNAVKNNETINVHTKATRNLIDAEDVKNITFDLLQKNELNKIINVAYTQNYSIIEILETVENFYSIKPQINLIRSGAGYDIRVAEIEEYFQKNNMISKDIYIQKILKKYYSE from the coding sequence ATGATTGTAGGGAGAGGACTTATTGCTTCATTATTTACAGACTGCGACAAAGAAGACACCATTTTTTTTGCATCCGGCGTATCAAATTCTTTAGAAACAAAAACCGAGGAGTTTCTCAGGGAAGAAAATTTAATCAGGAAAATCATTGCTCAACATTCTGATAAAATATTCGTTTATTTTTCTACCTGCAGCGTTTATGATTCTTCTAAAACCGGCAGCTTTTATCTTCTTCATAAGCTGAAAATGGAGCAGATTATTAAAAATACCATTGATAAATTTTTGATTTTGAGAGTGAGCAATGCTGTTGGAAAAGGAGGCAACCCCAATCTTCTGATGAATTACATTGTGAATGCGGTAAAAAATAACGAGACCATCAATGTTCATACTAAAGCAACACGTAATTTGATTGATGCTGAAGATGTCAAGAATATTACATTTGACTTATTACAAAAAAATGAACTCAATAAAATCATCAATGTTGCTTATACTCAGAATTACTCTATTATAGAAATATTAGAAACCGTAGAGAATTTTTATAGCATCAAGCCTCAAATAAATTTAATCAGAAGTGGTGCCGGATATGACATACGGGTCGCGGAAATTGAGGAATACTTCCAAAAAAACAATATGATAAGCAAAGATATATATATTCAAAAAATACTAAAAAAATATTATTCAGAATAA